In Helicoverpa armigera isolate CAAS_96S chromosome 20, ASM3070526v1, whole genome shotgun sequence, one DNA window encodes the following:
- the LOC135118303 gene encoding uncharacterized protein LOC135118303 yields MALPLSDVTNVTSYNPIFAQPSTSTAGPLHSGEPISIKTSELEKLAEADLGKPVKTSGVKHISLKQAAAMTKNVPNLANLQKTIKKLQQKKESYATRLKRALRLSENTTFQKCLQKCFRSASVR; encoded by the exons atGGCTTT ACCATTATCAGATGTTACCAATGTGACCAGTTACAATCCAATATTTGCTCAACCTTCAACATCCACAGCAG GTCCACTTCATTCTGGTGAACCAATATCTATCAAGACCAGTGAACTTGAGAAGCTAGCAGAAGCAG atttaGGCAAACCTGTAAAGACTTCAGGAGTAAAACATATTTCCCTAAAACAAGCAGCTGCAATGACAAaaaatg taccaaACTTAGCGAATCTGCAAAAAACAATCAAGAAGttacaacaaaagaaagaaagttACGCCACACGACTGAAAAGAGCCTTAAGACTTTCTGAAAATACCACTTTTCAGAAGTGCTTACAAAAGTGCTTCAGAAGTGCTTCTGTTCGATGA
- the LOC135118275 gene encoding uncharacterized protein LOC135118275 has protein sequence MYKWLRHYGYLHKFPNPDKDRQLFNTWVFHIGGDILQLENNHIFKYRRVCNDHFEPKYWCRNNRLAKGAVPTKNMPGLSCSKFSIEKRALRPLQISGPSTSKEPAHLHIHSQGSIEDVQMKENLDPVTSESQSVHSDRQPHSEEENVEVVKDLVHRKVKCVSKKAVKQVAVTKTERALYQKMLQVGVKLSKCRSKVKKQAIKIKALQNITTNPQF, from the exons atgtacaaatggcttag acactacgggtatttacataaattccctaatccagataaggataggcagctatttaatacatgggtctttcatattggtggtgacattttgcaacttgaaaataaccatattttcaaataccgccgcgtctgtaatgatcatttcgaaccaaaatattggtgccggaataaccgacttgccaaaggagctgtacctacaaaaaacatgccag gattatcttgctcgaaattcagcattgaaaaaagagcactaagacctcttcagatttcaggaccgtctacatcaaaag aacctgcgcatctacatatacactcacaaggttcaattgaagatgtacaaatgaaagagaatcttg atcctgtcacttcagaatctcagtctgtacacagtgatagacagcctcatagtgaagaagaaaatgttgaggtggtgaaagatcttg tgcatcgcaaagttaaatgtgttagtaagaaggcggtaaaacaggttgctgttacgaaaactgagcgtgctctgtatcagaaaatgctgcaagttggtgtgaaactcagcaaatgccgtagcaaggttaaaaagcaggcaatcaagatcaaggccctgcaaaatattactacaaaccctcaattttag
- the LOC110377380 gene encoding putative inactive tyrosine-protein kinase Wsck, with translation MSQLLHWYTMERQCYIFVLLLMYSWGCSGDRGDYIGCYKLMVENVLNTHTGQSVDVCLSACEQVYYKYAIIGNESTCFCGNAPGSFQLPLDSCATKCPKNDTQICGGANAASVYDTEVLSPGPPASINVTNVTETTVRVRWTAPEAYFSISGYVIRAIVVETYTDVALIDLEWRVSNKTFYTELLNLQPGSKYQIGVVAVNNGFEGPNITTTIETIIGTPDPSPPDIEIRERRGDRMVVHIPQARNVNGPVSMYRIVVSIELYQQGFIVDTLGNHTYATANGLPYYITAELDPDDIKHDFIIGDRHTYNGFYNAPLPLTNDIDVSLGVVSEKNLVKRIRYAESTKKIILNINEPEETSPMVIALGAAIAISVVLLLIGIGLLIIMRKRIQLVRAQRGSQSMPLSLSEPCMEIENSGFIQEEDERVDYYSNLKRKLWNIPRNLIDIDISCIVGVGSYGKFTRGKVQQHGAQTPGLVQVVADRELERPDKKQMLQELDQLIKSSEHENVISLIGFCETNTTLFVVLEDSKHSLKDMLLQSRHRDLQNNKFCLIPENRMLQYFIDIARGMEYLHSKKILHKRLSCRNIALGDNGIAKISGFGLSHMRPLHETPDYTRWTSHEMLRQTRFNPKADVWSFGILMWEALTIGATPYFHSANKDVAARILRGMRPSQPSYVGDELFQLCLQCWQVDPDERPAFPGLVQELKPFAEAPGCRSLSFTHYNGFNYEPHVPQYEIVS, from the coding sequence ATGAGTCAATTATTACACTGGTACACAATGGAGAGGCAGTGTTACATATTTGTGTTATTGTTGATGTACTCGTGGGGCTGCAGCGGCGACCGCGGTGACTACATCGGCTGCTACAAGCTGATGGTAGAGAATGTGCTGAACACTCACACGGGCCAATCCGTGGACGTCTGCTTGTCGGCGTGTGAGCAAGTCTACTACAAGTACGCTATCATAGGTAATGAGTCGACGTGTTTCTGTGGGAATGCGCCCGGTTCATTCCAGCTACCCTTAGACAGTTGTGCCACTAAGTGCCCTAAGAATGATACTCAGATATGTGGAGGAGCGAACGCCGCTAGCGTCTATGACACAGAGGTGCTCTCCCCAGGTCCCCCTGCTTCAATTAATGTCACCAATGTTACAGAAACTACAGTTAGAGTGCGCTGGACCGCACCTGAGGCATATTTTTCAATATCTGGTTATGTAATTAGAGCTATTGTTGTTGAGACATACACAGATGTTGCTCTCATAGATCTTGAATGGAGAgtttcaaacaaaactttttacactGAGCTACTAAACCTGCAGCCAGGGTCTAAGTATCAGATTGGAGTGGTTGCAGTTAATAATGGTTTTGAGGGCCCCAACATTACAACTACAATAGAAACTATAATTGGAACTCCAGACCCCAGCCCACCTGACATAGAGATCAGAGAGAGGAGAGGTGACAGGATGGTGGTGCATATCCCTCAAGCTAGAAATGTTAATGGACCAGTGTCCATGTACAGGATTGTAGTGTCCATTGAGCTGTACCAGCAAGGATTTATTGTGGATACCCTTGGCAACCACACATATGCTACAGCCAATGGTCTGCCGTACTACATCACAGCTGAGCTAGACCCTGATGACATTAAGCATGACTTCATCATTGGAGATAGACATACTTACAACGGGTTCTACAATGCCCCCCTGCCACTCACCAATGACATAGACGTGTCCCTTGGAGTTGTCAGTGAAAAAAATCTTGTCAAAAGGATCAGATATGCAGAATCaactaagaaaattattttaaacattaacgAACCAGAGGAAACTTCCCCAATGGTTATAGCCCTTGGAGCAGCTATTGCCATCAGTGTGGTTCTACTTCTTATTGGTATAGGACTGCTTATCATCATGAGGAAGAGGATACAACTGGTGAGAGCTCAGAGAGGCTCCCAGTCCATGCCTCTGAGTCTGAGTGAGCCATGCATGGAGATAGAGAACTCGGGCTTTATCCAAGAGGAAGATGAAAGAGTAGACTATTACAGCAACTTGAAAAGAAAGCTGTGGAATATCCCTAGGAATCTCATAGATATTGATATTTCTTGCATTGTTGGTGTGGGCAGCTATGGTAAATTCACAAGGGGAAAGGTGCAACAACACGGGGCACAGACCCCAGGGCTTGTGCAAGTGGTGGCTGACCGGGAGCTGGAAAGACCTGACAAGAAGCAGATGTTGCAAGAACTGGACCAGCTCATCAAGTCAAGTGAACATGAGAATGTGATCTCTCTGATAGGCTTTTGTGAGACTAACACAACATTATTTGTGGTCCTAGAAGATAGCAAACATAGCTTGAAAGATATGCTGCTTCAGAGCAGGCACAGAGATCTTCAGAATAACAAGTTCTGTCTGATACCTGAAAACAGAATGCTTCAGTATTTTATAGATATAGCTAGAGGCATGGAATACTTGCACAGTAAGAAAATTTTACACAAACGCCTCAGCTGTCGCAACATCGCGCTCGGCGATAACGGCATCGCGAAAATCTCAGGTTTTGGGTTATCTCACATGAGACCCCTGCACGAGACTCCTGACTACACCAGGTGGACCTCCCACGAGATGCTGCGACAGACGAGGTTCAACCCTAAGGCGGATGTATGGTCTTTTGGCATCCTCATGTGGGAGGCGCTGACAATAGGCGCGACTCCGTACTTCCACAGCGCTAATAAAGACGTAGCGGCTCGAATCCTGCGCGGCATGCGACCCTCACAGCCGTCGTACGTGGGCGACGAGCTCTTCCAGCTGTGCCTGCAGTGCTGGCAGGTAGACCCTGATGAGAGGCCGGCCTTTCCAGGCCTAGTTCAGGAACTGAAGCCTTTTGCCGAAGCTCCCGGCTGCAGGAGTCTTAGCTTTACCCACTACAATGGATTCAATTACGAACCGCACGTACCACAATACGAAATCGTCTCATAG